The sequence below is a genomic window from Lysobacter capsici.
TGCCGCGACACCGGCCGTCTTCCTCCGAAGACTCCTTAGGGCCGGGACCGCGCGGTGTGCGACGCGCGGCTGTCGGCAGGTCTTCGGGCTCGGGACCCGGAGCGAGAAACGGGCAAAGAGAAGTGAGCGACGAGGGGTGACCCGTATCTCACTTTTCTTTGCCCGTGTCCCGTTCCTCCTACCAGGATCGCTTCCCAGGCATACCGCCCAGTGCCATGACCCGTTCGTTTCCCATACCGCTGCGGGGCAGCGCCGGCTTCGAAGCGCGCGTGAGCGCGATCCCTACCGGCTTCCCTTTTCAGCCGACCTCGCGATCGGCACCGACGGGCACAACATAGTGTGGTTACGCGATTTCGTCAACGCGATATGTGGTAAATGAATCGTGTATATAAGGAGTGAAGGCAATGCTTCCCTACGCCTCACATCGGTGTAACCTGCCCGCCATAAGGACTGGGGAACTGTGATGGAAGCACTGATTGTCTTGCTGGGACTGGGTTTGCTGCTGGTCCCGGTTCTGCTCATCGTCGCGCTGGTCCAGGTGTCCGGACTGAAATCGCGGGTGAGCGAACTCGAACGCCGCCTCACCCAGGCCGCGCCCGCCCCGTCGGCCCGTCCTGCACAGGTCGCGCGCAACGCCGACGACGAGACCCTGGCCGAGCGCATGGCGCGCGAAGCGCCGCCGCCGTCGCGACCGCAGGCGGCCGTCCCTGATGCCGCCGCCGCGCCGCCCGCGCACGTGTCGCCCGTGCCGCCGCCCACTGCCACCACCGCGGCTTCGCCGCCGCCGTTGCCGCCCACACCTCCGGCCGCCGCGCCGCCGCCGCGCCCGATGCCGCCACGCCGGCCGGCCGCGCCGGTCGAGCCCGACGTGTTCACCCTCGGCGTGCGCTGGGTGCGGCGCTGGTTCACCGAGGGCAACGTGCCGGTCAAGGTCGGCATGCTGGTGTTGCTGGCCGGCGTGGCCGCGTTGCTCAAGTACGCCAGCGACCAGGGCTGGATGCGGGTGCCGATGGAGTTCCGTCAGGCCGGCATCGCGATCGCGGCGATGGCCGGGCTGGTGTTCGGCTGGCGCCAGCGCGAACGCAAGCGCATTTTCGGCCTGAGCCTGCAGGGCGGCGCGATCGGCGTGCTGCTGCTGGTGGTGTTCGCCGCGTTCAAGCTGTACGGCATGATCCCGGCCGGCGCGGCGTTCGCGATCAGCGTGGTGCTGGTCGCCGGCGCCGGGGTGCTGGCGGTGAAGCAGAACGCGCTGGCCCTGGCGGTGTTCGCGATACTCGCCGGTTTCCTCGCGCCGATCTGGCTGTCGACCGGCTCGGGCAACCACGTCGCCTTGTTCGGCTACTACGCCGTGCTCAACGCCGGCATCTTCGCGATCGCCTGGTGGCGCGCGTGGCGCATCCTCAATCTGCTCGGCTTCGTGTTCACCTGGGGCATCGGCAGTTTGTGGGGCGTGCTCAAGTACCGGCCGGAGCATTTTTCGACCACCGAGCCGTTCCTGCTGCTGTTCTTCGCGTTCTACCTGCTGATCCCGGTGCTGTACGCGCGCCGCCGCGCGGCCGGACGCCGCGATCTGATCGACGGCTGCCTGGTGTTCGGCACGCCGCTGATCGCGTTTACCTTGCAGGCCGGGTTGCTCGAAGGCGACCGCATGCCGCTGGCGTTCTGCGCGCTCGGCCTGGGCGCGATCTACGCCGCGCTGGCGTGGTGGCTGCGCCGCGATCAGCGCTTCGTCGCGCTGGCGACGCCGTACGCGCTGCTGGCGGTGGGTTTCGCCACCCTGGCCGTGCCGCTCGCGCTCGCCGCCGAAGCCACCGCCTGCGTGTTCGCACTGGAAGGCGCGGCGCTGATCTGGCTGGGCTTGCGCCAGCAACGCTGGTTGCCGCAGATGACCGGCATGGGCTTGCAGGTGGCCGCGGCGCTCGCCTTCATCATCGGCGCCAGCGATTCGGTCTGGGACGGCGACACGCCGCTGCTCAACGCCAACTTCGCCGGCGCGCTGCTGATCGCGCTGGCCGGTTTCGCCAGCGCCTGGAGCTACCGGCGCAGCGCCGACCGCACGCCGGCCGCGCTGTTCTACCTGTGGGGCATGGCCTGGTGGCTGGCGGCGACGGGCAGCGAGATCGCCGACTTCGTCGCCGACCGCAACAGCGCCGATGCGGTGCTGATGCTGGTCGCGTTCACCGGCTGGATCGCTTCGGAAGTATTCCGTCGCCACGACTGGCGCGCGCTGTCGGCGACCAGCACCCTGGCGATGCTCAGCGGCCTGCCGCTGGTGTTCATCCAGATCGATCAGCACCAGCAACCGTTCGCGGCATTGGGCTGGCTGGCCTGGGCGCTGTACGCGGCGTTCGGCGGGCGTAGCCTGCTCAACCTGCGCGAGCGCGCCGGCAGCGAACTCGCGGTCGCGCATCTGGGCTGGTTGTGGTCGTGGGCTTTGGTGCTCGGTCTGAGCCTGTTCCGCTTGTTGCGGATGTCGGTGGACGACGGCGTGGCCAATTTCGGTTCGGGCTGGACCGCATCGGCGTTGCTGCTGCCGATCTTGATCATGGCCGCGCTGACCTTGTGGCGGCCGAACCTGATCGCGCAGCCGCTGGCCGCGCGGTTCGGCCAATGGCGCTCGGTGGCGATGGCGTTGTTCGTCGCCGCGCTGGTGGCGGTGATCGCGCTGGCCTTGACGACTCCGGCCAACCCGCATCCGTTGATGTGGCTGCCGTTGCTCAATCCGTTGAGCCTGATGCAGCTGGCGACGCTGGTGGTGGTCGGCGCGTGGCTGGCCTCGCCGATGATCGACCCGACGGTGCGCGCGCGCCGCGTGCCGGTGCTGGCGGTGGCCGGCTTCGTGCTGATCACCGTCGAGGTGCTGCGCAGCGCGCACTTCTGGGGCCAGGTGCCGTGGGACGCGTCGATGTTCTCGACCAGCCTGGTGCAGACCAGCCTGACCGTGGTCTGGAGCGTGCTCGGCGTGGCCGGCTGGATCGCCGGTTCGCGCCGCGGCCAGCGCGTCCTGTGGCTGGCCGGCGCGGTGCTGATGGCGGTGGTGTTGGTCAAGCTGGTGTGGATCGACCGCGGTCACCTGGGCAATCTGCTCGGCATCGCCTCGTTCATCGCCTACGGCTTGCTGTGCATGTTGGTCGGTTACTTCGCGCCGGCGCCGCCGAGCAAGCCCGACGATTCCGCCGCTCGCCCGGATGGCGAGGACGATTCACGAGAGGTCCAAGCATGAAGCGCAGTGTCCGCAACGGTGTGTTGATCGCCGCCGCCGTGCCGCTGCTGGCGCTGGCCGGCGCGCGCGAGGACTACGCCCGGCAGTGGCCGTTGAACCTGGGCCGCGACGATGCCGGCGCGTACCGCGTGGTGCTCGACGACAGCGTGTATCGGCAGGCCGACAGCGCGCAGTTGCGCGACATCGACGTGCTCGACGGCAGCGGCGTGCCGGTGCCGGCGGCGGTGTTCACGCCCGAGCAGCCGTTGGCGCGCGCGCCGCAGCGCGTGCAACTGCCGTGGTTCGCGCTGCCGGCCTCGCCGTCGGGTTCGAGCACGCAAGGCTGGGAACTGGTCAGCGAGATCGAAACCGACGGCCGCCTGCGCCGGGTGGAGGCGCGCAGCACCGGCAGCGACACCAGCAAGTTGCCGCAGACCTCGTTGTTGCTCGACGCCAGCAAGCTGCGTTCGCCGATCCTCGCGCTGGAACTGGAATGGACGCCCGGCGCCACGCTGGACGCGGCGTACACGGTCGAAGGCAGCGACAACCTCGATCAATGGCGCACCTTCGCCAGCAGCGGCCGCCTGGTCGATCTGCAACGCGGCGGCCAACGTCTGGTGCAGCGGCGGATCGTGTTCGACGCCATGGGCGAACAGGCGCGTTACCTGCGGCTGACCCCGCAGGACCCGAAATCGGCCGCGCAGATCAGCGCGGTCACCGCCGAACTGGCGAGCACCGCGGCCAGCGCGCCGCTGCAATGGCGCGAGTTGAAAGGCAAGCGAGTCGAGCAGCGCGACGGCAGCGTTGCGTTCGAGTATCAGCTCGACGGCCGCTTCCCGATCCAGCAGGCCGACGTGGCCTTGCCCGGCAACCACGCGCTGGAATGGCGCCTGGACAGCCGCGACGACGCCGAGCAGGGCTGGCGCCCGCAGGCCGGGCCGTGGATGGCGTACCAGGTCGCCGGGCAGGGCAGCGGTGATCGTTCCGCCGCGCGTCAACTGGGCGACACCACCCGCGACCGTCTGTGGCGCTTGCGCGCGAACGGCGCGGTGCCGGGCGAACCGGTGTTGCGCCTGGGCTATCGGCCCGAAGTGGTGGTGTTCCTGGCCCAGGGCGCGCCGCCGTATGCGCTGGTGGCGGGCAGTGGGCGCGCGGCGCGTGCGGAGTCGCCGTTGGCGCATTTGATCGAGGCCTTGCGCAAGAGCCGCGGCCAGGATTGGCAACCGTCCGACGCTCGTCTCGGCACGAGCGCGGCGCTCGCCGGCGATGCGGCCTTGGCGGCGCCGGAGCCCAAGCGCGATTGGCGGTCGTGGGTGCTGTGGGCGGTGCTGGTGGTCGGTGCGTTGTTGGTGGCGGGGTTTGCGTTCAGTGTGTTGCGCACGAGCAAGCCGCCGACGGCTTGATGTGTTGGTGGCGTGGATACGCTTGAGATGAAGAAAACGGCGCATGCGGATGCGCCGTTTTCTTTTGACGGCGAGGAATCCTGCTCGGGCGTTGTTGCGGCCGGTTGCGTCTTCTTGCCCGGTGAGAAACCGCCAAACCGCCAAACCGCGAAGTCTTTTGTGGGAGGGGCTTCAGCCCCGACGCTTTCGTTTCCGATCGCCTCGAGCCTCAGCACCATCGCCTTCAGCGCAAAGTAGCCGCCAATCCCCCCGACCTTGGCGCATGATCCGCCGCCTCCCTGTAGGAGCGGCGCGAGCCGCGACCGCGCGATCGCGACAACTTCGTAACCTGCGCCGTAGCCGTATTCCCGCGGTCGCGACTCGCGTCGCTCCTACAGGTGGCCCATGCGGCTTACGCCTGAAGTCAGATTTCATTGCCAGCGCTGCGAAGCCTGTAACTCGCGAGACCAAAAGCACACCCGGAGGGCGGCGCACATGGATGTGCGCCGTGCGCCACCGAGACAGG
It includes:
- a CDS encoding DUF2339 domain-containing protein; translated protein: MEALIVLLGLGLLLVPVLLIVALVQVSGLKSRVSELERRLTQAAPAPSARPAQVARNADDETLAERMAREAPPPSRPQAAVPDAAAAPPAHVSPVPPPTATTAASPPPLPPTPPAAAPPPRPMPPRRPAAPVEPDVFTLGVRWVRRWFTEGNVPVKVGMLVLLAGVAALLKYASDQGWMRVPMEFRQAGIAIAAMAGLVFGWRQRERKRIFGLSLQGGAIGVLLLVVFAAFKLYGMIPAGAAFAISVVLVAGAGVLAVKQNALALAVFAILAGFLAPIWLSTGSGNHVALFGYYAVLNAGIFAIAWWRAWRILNLLGFVFTWGIGSLWGVLKYRPEHFSTTEPFLLLFFAFYLLIPVLYARRRAAGRRDLIDGCLVFGTPLIAFTLQAGLLEGDRMPLAFCALGLGAIYAALAWWLRRDQRFVALATPYALLAVGFATLAVPLALAAEATACVFALEGAALIWLGLRQQRWLPQMTGMGLQVAAALAFIIGASDSVWDGDTPLLNANFAGALLIALAGFASAWSYRRSADRTPAALFYLWGMAWWLAATGSEIADFVADRNSADAVLMLVAFTGWIASEVFRRHDWRALSATSTLAMLSGLPLVFIQIDQHQQPFAALGWLAWALYAAFGGRSLLNLRERAGSELAVAHLGWLWSWALVLGLSLFRLLRMSVDDGVANFGSGWTASALLLPILIMAALTLWRPNLIAQPLAARFGQWRSVAMALFVAALVAVIALALTTPANPHPLMWLPLLNPLSLMQLATLVVVGAWLASPMIDPTVRARRVPVLAVAGFVLITVEVLRSAHFWGQVPWDASMFSTSLVQTSLTVVWSVLGVAGWIAGSRRGQRVLWLAGAVLMAVVLVKLVWIDRGHLGNLLGIASFIAYGLLCMLVGYFAPAPPSKPDDSAARPDGEDDSREVQA
- a CDS encoding DUF3999 domain-containing protein, producing MKRSVRNGVLIAAAVPLLALAGAREDYARQWPLNLGRDDAGAYRVVLDDSVYRQADSAQLRDIDVLDGSGVPVPAAVFTPEQPLARAPQRVQLPWFALPASPSGSSTQGWELVSEIETDGRLRRVEARSTGSDTSKLPQTSLLLDASKLRSPILALELEWTPGATLDAAYTVEGSDNLDQWRTFASSGRLVDLQRGGQRLVQRRIVFDAMGEQARYLRLTPQDPKSAAQISAVTAELASTAASAPLQWRELKGKRVEQRDGSVAFEYQLDGRFPIQQADVALPGNHALEWRLDSRDDAEQGWRPQAGPWMAYQVAGQGSGDRSAARQLGDTTRDRLWRLRANGAVPGEPVLRLGYRPEVVVFLAQGAPPYALVAGSGRAARAESPLAHLIEALRKSRGQDWQPSDARLGTSAALAGDAALAAPEPKRDWRSWVLWAVLVVGALLVAGFAFSVLRTSKPPTA